The genomic DNA GCCAGGCAGCGACGTTATCGAAACGCACGGTTCCGAGTGCGCCGAGCACTTCGCGAACGGTGTCGCCTGAGCCGTAGGAGATTCCCCCGGTTGTCAGGATGAGATCGGCACGAACCAGCTGATCCTCGATGGTTTCACGCAGACGATTCCTTTCGTCTGGCACGGCGGCAACACGGAAGGTCTGCGCTCCGGCGTCGGCAATCGCCGTTGACAGCGCATGCCCGTTAGCGTCGAATACTGTGCCGGGACGTGCGGGGCGTCCGGGTTCAACGACTTCGTCACCGATCGAGAGGATGACGACGCGCGGACGTGGATGAACGAGGACGTGTGAGCGTCCCACTCCTGCCAGCAGAGCCACCTGTCGAGCACCCACACGTGTTCCCTTGCGCAGCACGATATGGCCTTCGGCAACGTCCTCTGCTTTACGCCGAATGTTTTCTCCCACTGCCGGTTGTGTTCGCACGGCGACTGTGGAGATCCCGTGATCGGTGAAGTCGAGAGCGACAACAGCGTCAGCACCCGTCGGAACGGGAGCTCCCGACGCAATGCGGATCGCTGTCCCGGCGATGAGGGCTGCTGGGTTGACATCTCCGGCGCGGATCTCCTCAGTGACGGACAGCGACACCGGTGCATCCGGGCGGGCTCCGGCAAGATCCTGGGAACGCACGGCGTACCCGTCAAGCGCCGCGAGATCGGCAACGGGGAGGTCGAACGGAGCCTGGACATCTTCGGCGAGGACGCACGACACGGCATCGGCAAGTTGAACTTCGAGGGGTGGCTGCTGTCCGACAGCAGCAATACAGTCTTGGTA from Schaalia sp. ZJ405 includes the following:
- a CDS encoding molybdopterin molybdotransferase MoeA, which codes for MRSVADFYQDCIAAVGQQPPLEVQLADAVSCVLAEDVQAPFDLPVADLAALDGYAVRSQDLAGARPDAPVSLSVTEEIRAGDVNPAALIAGTAIRIASGAPVPTGADAVVALDFTDHGISTVAVRTQPAVGENIRRKAEDVAEGHIVLRKGTRVGARQVALLAGVGRSHVLVHPRPRVVILSIGDEVVEPGRPARPGTVFDANGHALSTAIADAGAQTFRVAAVPDERNRLRETIEDQLVRADLILTTGGISYGSGDTVREVLGALGTVRFDNVAAWPGHILGVGYVGGDREGEEGTPIFCLPGDPVSAQVCFEVFVRPALRHMQGWTVLNRPSVRAAVDRSWYSPRGRREFVRVRLVGDPKVGYQARVMGAPASLLLSALADSNALAVVPEETTNVRAGDLLQCLVLD